From Streptomyces griseorubiginosus, one genomic window encodes:
- a CDS encoding NEW3 domain-containing protein — protein sequence MRVTSVESTELFVGTPGQPRQVVAVEIEHVPGRSVRVTVEGAAHGETVATVGESGTVRAEIPVTGADGPMTVTATDREHTASGTGEFTVAEPGWTMFMVSHFHYDPVWWNTQGAYTETWDVADDPAGTGLPARTFDSRGQSGMSLVRAHSDLARRDPAYTFVLAEVDYLKPYWDAFPEERGFLRELIRTGRVEIMGGTYNEPNTNLTGAEATVRNALYGDGYQRAILGASPETAWQLDAFGHDPQFPGLMADAGVTSSSWARGPFHQWGPTLSVFGEEPRDPNRMQFPAEFDWIAPSGRGILTAYMVNHYGAGWRIDNAPTLPAAEAEALKLFKGLKQVALTRNVLLPVGGDYAPPCRWVMDIHRDWNARYVWPRFVSGIPRDFFAAVRAELEAEGRKASPQTRDMNPVYTGKDVSYIDTKQAQRYGETLLADAEAWATLASLVTGHPYPDAALDKAWRQLVYGAHHDAITGSESDQVYIDLLTGWRELADLAETVHADATKALADRVEPGTGPDLVVFNPATWERRDVLTVADPGLVPVGDDFQPLPAVREEDGTLRVVVPQVPGTGLKALPLAAGSIPEWTPGEGTTIRNEFYEVTVDPVRGGAVSSLRSVAEDRELLPAGDIGNELVVQEEFARHPRFGEGPWHLTPTGTTAARSRDVPADIDVDHSPAGSRITVRADLGLFRYTQRLTLWTGVDRLDVSTTIDGYDGEDRLIRVRWPSDVRGGLPVHEVADAVIGRGFGFVEVNSEEFPWTLDNPANTWFALGSTARVALRDDSGAALGQRSIGVAELVYADWDEAGELGAPLAAALVRAGVTATSTIAGGPRYGDLEVDSNLPDIRIAVGGPERNSLVAEALAMDPAADRELRRQVAEQGVAAVWVAPRASLREEWVPGADLRDLERLPLLVVAGSDPSGDAKAVDTLIADLDDFTITATAAGGGEALPPGDAWDGRGFAVLNRGTPGCVITSSGDLYMSLMRSCTGWPSGIWVDPPRRTTPDGSGFQLQRWSHTFEYAVVAGEGDWRDLELPARGHEFNHPLTARVRDEGENPLLPRTTSLLEVEPAREVLLDALKPLGSPLARGSSVPADPGRGVVVRVHEVNGRPVRARVRGPVAWTEGARADVLERPGEPLTPDGEGTLETALTGFEVATVLAAPPQAPEPGTDPGVAAHEPAQPIHTRYWLHNSGPAPRGNMPVSVYVSPTALTATGPVTATVRVGSELTDTSTQGTVVFEVPPGWSAEPAELPYALGPGGFSLSEVRVTPPPGAEPGRHWLRARLTYGGQTYEDVVGLDVPGSPPAGPGLTCELNADRVTVRHGERAQVPVSLHNTTRGPVGGQLWAVSSWGTWRGVGPGLQGFRVRGGERTEAVIEVDGSSIPPGSYWLMAKTAWNGQVAYTRTIPLEVTP from the coding sequence ATGCGCGTCACCTCTGTCGAGTCGACCGAGCTGTTCGTCGGCACCCCCGGGCAACCGCGTCAGGTGGTGGCGGTCGAGATCGAGCACGTCCCGGGCCGGTCGGTCCGTGTCACCGTCGAGGGCGCCGCCCACGGGGAGACGGTCGCGACCGTCGGCGAGAGCGGCACCGTACGCGCCGAGATACCCGTGACCGGCGCCGACGGACCGATGACGGTCACCGCCACCGACCGGGAGCACACCGCGAGCGGCACCGGTGAGTTCACGGTCGCCGAGCCCGGCTGGACCATGTTCATGGTCAGCCACTTCCACTACGACCCGGTCTGGTGGAACACCCAGGGCGCCTACACCGAGACCTGGGACGTCGCCGACGACCCGGCCGGCACCGGACTGCCCGCCCGTACCTTCGACTCGCGCGGCCAGTCCGGGATGAGCCTGGTGAGGGCGCACTCCGATCTGGCCCGGCGCGACCCCGCGTACACCTTCGTGCTCGCCGAGGTCGACTACCTCAAGCCGTACTGGGACGCCTTCCCTGAGGAGCGCGGCTTCCTGCGGGAGCTGATCCGCACCGGCCGCGTCGAGATCATGGGCGGCACCTACAACGAGCCGAACACCAACCTCACCGGGGCCGAGGCGACCGTACGCAACGCCCTCTACGGCGACGGATACCAGCGGGCGATCCTCGGGGCGTCCCCGGAGACGGCCTGGCAGCTGGACGCGTTCGGGCACGACCCGCAGTTCCCGGGGCTGATGGCGGACGCGGGCGTCACGTCCAGCTCCTGGGCGCGCGGGCCGTTCCACCAGTGGGGGCCCACGCTCTCGGTGTTCGGCGAGGAGCCGCGGGATCCGAACCGGATGCAGTTCCCGGCCGAGTTCGACTGGATCGCCCCCTCGGGGCGCGGGATCCTCACCGCGTACATGGTCAACCACTACGGGGCCGGCTGGCGGATCGACAACGCGCCCACCCTGCCCGCGGCGGAGGCCGAGGCCCTCAAGCTGTTCAAGGGGCTCAAGCAGGTCGCGCTCACCCGCAACGTGCTGCTCCCGGTCGGCGGTGACTACGCCCCACCGTGCCGCTGGGTGATGGACATCCACCGGGACTGGAACGCCCGTTACGTGTGGCCGCGGTTCGTCTCCGGCATCCCCCGGGACTTCTTCGCCGCCGTCCGCGCCGAGTTGGAGGCCGAGGGCCGCAAGGCGTCCCCGCAGACGCGGGACATGAACCCGGTCTACACCGGCAAGGACGTCTCCTACATCGACACCAAGCAGGCCCAGCGGTACGGCGAGACGCTCCTCGCCGACGCGGAGGCCTGGGCGACGCTCGCCTCGCTCGTCACCGGTCACCCCTATCCGGACGCGGCCCTCGACAAGGCCTGGCGGCAGCTGGTCTACGGCGCCCACCACGACGCCATCACCGGCTCCGAGTCGGACCAGGTGTACATCGATCTCCTCACCGGCTGGCGGGAGCTGGCCGACCTCGCCGAGACCGTGCACGCCGACGCGACGAAGGCGCTGGCCGACCGGGTCGAGCCGGGCACCGGACCCGACCTCGTGGTCTTCAACCCCGCCACCTGGGAACGGCGGGACGTGCTGACCGTCGCCGACCCGGGGCTCGTCCCCGTCGGCGACGACTTCCAGCCGCTGCCGGCCGTCCGCGAGGAGGACGGCACCCTCCGGGTCGTCGTACCGCAGGTGCCCGGCACGGGCCTCAAGGCCCTGCCCCTGGCGGCCGGTTCGATCCCCGAGTGGACCCCCGGCGAGGGCACGACCATCCGCAACGAGTTCTACGAGGTGACGGTCGACCCGGTGCGCGGCGGCGCCGTGAGCAGTCTCAGGTCGGTCGCCGAGGACCGGGAACTCCTGCCCGCCGGGGACATCGGCAACGAGCTCGTCGTCCAGGAGGAGTTCGCCCGGCACCCGCGCTTCGGCGAGGGCCCCTGGCACCTCACCCCTACCGGCACGACAGCCGCCCGCAGCCGTGACGTGCCCGCCGACATCGATGTCGATCACTCCCCGGCCGGCTCCCGCATCACCGTCCGCGCCGACCTCGGGCTGTTCAGGTACACCCAGCGCCTGACCCTGTGGACCGGCGTGGACCGGCTCGACGTCTCCACGACGATCGACGGCTACGACGGCGAGGACCGCCTGATCCGCGTCCGCTGGCCCTCCGACGTGCGGGGCGGACTGCCCGTGCACGAGGTCGCCGACGCGGTGATCGGGCGGGGCTTCGGCTTCGTGGAGGTCAACAGCGAGGAGTTCCCCTGGACGCTGGACAACCCGGCCAACACCTGGTTCGCGCTCGGTTCCACGGCCCGGGTCGCGCTCCGGGACGACTCCGGGGCGGCTCTGGGCCAACGGTCCATCGGGGTCGCCGAGTTGGTGTACGCCGACTGGGACGAGGCCGGTGAGCTGGGCGCCCCGCTCGCGGCGGCCCTGGTCCGTGCGGGCGTCACCGCCACCTCGACCATCGCCGGCGGCCCCCGCTACGGCGACCTGGAGGTCGACTCCAACCTCCCCGACATACGGATCGCCGTCGGCGGCCCGGAGCGCAACTCCCTGGTCGCCGAGGCCCTCGCCATGGACCCGGCCGCCGACCGCGAACTGCGCCGCCAGGTCGCCGAACAGGGCGTGGCGGCCGTCTGGGTCGCGCCGCGTGCCTCCCTGCGCGAGGAGTGGGTGCCCGGCGCCGACCTGCGCGACCTGGAACGCCTGCCGCTGCTGGTGGTCGCGGGCTCCGACCCCTCGGGGGACGCGAAGGCGGTGGACACGCTGATCGCCGACCTCGACGACTTCACGATCACGGCCACCGCGGCGGGCGGCGGCGAGGCCCTCCCGCCCGGTGACGCCTGGGACGGGCGCGGCTTCGCCGTCCTGAACCGGGGCACGCCCGGCTGTGTGATCACCAGCTCCGGCGATCTCTACATGTCGCTCATGCGCTCCTGCACCGGCTGGCCGTCCGGCATCTGGGTCGACCCGCCCCGCCGCACCACCCCCGACGGCTCGGGCTTCCAGCTCCAGCGCTGGTCGCACACCTTCGAGTACGCGGTCGTCGCGGGCGAGGGCGACTGGCGGGACCTCGAACTCCCCGCGCGCGGCCACGAGTTCAACCACCCGCTCACGGCCAGGGTGCGCGACGAGGGGGAGAACCCGCTGCTGCCCCGCACGACCTCCCTGCTGGAGGTGGAACCGGCCCGCGAGGTGCTCCTGGACGCCCTCAAGCCGCTGGGCTCACCGCTGGCCAGGGGGAGCTCCGTCCCGGCGGACCCCGGCCGCGGGGTCGTGGTCCGGGTGCACGAGGTGAACGGGCGACCGGTGCGGGCCCGGGTGCGCGGGCCGGTCGCCTGGACGGAGGGCGCCCGGGCGGACGTACTGGAAAGGCCGGGCGAGCCCCTGACACCGGACGGCGAGGGGACCCTGGAGACGGCGCTCACCGGCTTCGAGGTGGCCACCGTCCTGGCCGCACCCCCGCAGGCCCCCGAACCGGGGACCGACCCCGGCGTCGCCGCCCACGAGCCCGCCCAGCCGATCCACACCCGCTACTGGCTCCACAACTCCGGACCGGCCCCCCGGGGCAACATGCCGGTGTCGGTCTACGTCTCCCCCACCGCTCTGACCGCCACCGGCCCCGTCACCGCGACGGTCCGGGTCGGCTCCGAACTCACGGACACCTCGACGCAGGGCACCGTGGTCTTCGAGGTACCACCCGGCTGGTCCGCGGAGCCCGCCGAACTGCCGTACGCGCTGGGCCCCGGCGGCTTCTCCCTGTCCGAGGTCAGGGTGACACCGCCACCGGGCGCCGAGCCCGGCCGCCACTGGCTCAGGGCCCGGCTGACGTACGGCGGCCAGACCTACGAGGACGTCGTCGGCCTCGACGTGCCGGGCTCCCCACCGGCCGGTCCGGGACTGACGTGCGAGCTGAACGCCGACCGGGTCACCGTGCGCCACGGTGAGCGGGCTCAGGTTCCGGTGAGCCTGCACAACACCACCCGGGGCCCGGTCGGCGGCCAGCTGTGGGCGGTGTCGTCCTGGGGCACGTGGCGGGGCGTGGGACCGGGCTTGCAGGGCTTCAGGGTGCGGGGAGGGGAGCGGACGGAGGCGGTCATCGAGGTGGACGGTTCATCGATCCCACCGGGCTCGTACTGGCTGATGGCGAAGACGGCATGGAACGGCCAGGTGGCATACACGAGGACGATCCCCTTGGAGGTGACTCCGTGA
- a CDS encoding peptidyl-prolyl cis-trans isomerase, protein MERPGGIHEDDPLGGDSVTPEHAALIDGEPLPTARVNAFLEAPYRGAGLHQFAAPPRGATSHDGPAPARRQMEPPSVARQRRRWATQVIVTDELARRACADRGLKVPEELSPAKALTLAESDVADLGSIVAAALAHSPAARTLLAALESEQTVPETAVRDYYDRNQDRFLTPDALRRGVTPFDGAAPEDVRVYEEVREAISRELQRAAGHQAFFGWLDQARAGVTYSHGHEHPGDPSHPDHEHRH, encoded by the coding sequence ATGGAACGGCCAGGTGGCATACACGAGGACGATCCCCTTGGAGGTGACTCCGTGACGCCGGAACACGCAGCACTGATAGACGGCGAACCCCTGCCGACAGCACGGGTGAACGCCTTCTTGGAAGCGCCCTATAGGGGCGCGGGGCTGCATCAATTTGCGGCTCCGCCGCGGGGCGCGACCAGCCACGACGGCCCCGCACCCGCCCGACGACAGATGGAACCCCCCTCTGTCGCGAGACAAAGACGCCGCTGGGCCACCCAAGTGATCGTCACCGACGAACTCGCCCGAAGGGCCTGCGCCGACCGAGGCCTGAAGGTCCCGGAAGAGCTCTCCCCGGCCAAGGCCCTCACCCTGGCCGAGTCCGACGTCGCAGACCTGGGCAGCATCGTCGCCGCAGCGCTGGCCCACTCCCCCGCCGCCCGCACCCTCCTCGCCGCCCTGGAGTCCGAACAGACGGTCCCGGAGACCGCCGTACGCGACTACTACGACCGCAACCAGGACCGCTTCCTCACCCCGGACGCGCTACGCCGAGGCGTGACCCCCTTCGACGGAGCGGCCCCGGAGGACGTACGCGTGTACGAAGAGGTCCGCGAGGCCATCTCACGCGAGCTGCAACGGGCCGCGGGCCACCAGGCCTTCTTCGGTTGGCTGGACCAGGCACGCGCCGGTGTGACCTACTCCCACGGGCACGAACACCCCGGCGATCCGTCCCATCCGGACCACGAACACCGTCACTGA
- a CDS encoding extracellular solute-binding protein, whose protein sequence is MRVKRLTRTLTCIAVLSLTAAGCGLSGGGSDSGDATAGGCKVDKGNVGSGKLTGEVKGDITFQTTNLKKDFGDFFNGVIADFEKAHPGTKVKWIDDPGDNTFTSRTVADAQACTMADVINVNAPTATALTKAGYLLDIGTKDPDAAKPFVPSFWKTATFADASGKSIHTTLPWYTGGVLLTYNKDLLAKAGVDPAKPPTSIFGLFADYEKVAKASDGKFFATMANPIWRIPADFDQMGIKVLSPDGKSAVFADDPRTTQWVAWMAKLYKEGAMPKDSLSSSNDPSTLYSQGKVAYGSTNPSFVRFVQQNSPSVYDKTAVGQQPYDALGRASAGAPQYISVAATSKHAPVALSFAEFLTDAENQTAWCKDPKVVIFPTTTESLNDPFFQNVTGSDPFSQARKLVADQLKTADTNQTNLSPAVQNAIVSQVQLAMQGKKSAADAVKDAQEKSNELLKQGS, encoded by the coding sequence ATGCGCGTAAAGAGACTGACCCGCACCCTGACCTGTATCGCCGTGCTGTCGCTCACGGCCGCCGGCTGCGGCCTGTCCGGCGGCGGTTCCGACAGCGGTGACGCCACCGCCGGCGGCTGCAAGGTCGACAAGGGCAACGTCGGGTCGGGCAAGCTCACCGGCGAGGTCAAGGGCGACATCACCTTCCAGACGACGAACCTGAAGAAAGACTTCGGTGACTTCTTCAACGGAGTGATCGCCGACTTCGAGAAGGCCCACCCCGGCACCAAGGTCAAGTGGATCGACGACCCCGGTGACAACACGTTCACCAGCCGGACCGTCGCCGACGCCCAGGCCTGCACGATGGCCGACGTCATCAACGTCAACGCGCCGACGGCGACCGCCCTCACCAAGGCGGGCTACCTGCTCGACATCGGCACCAAGGACCCCGACGCGGCCAAGCCCTTCGTGCCGTCCTTCTGGAAGACCGCCACCTTCGCGGACGCCTCCGGCAAGTCGATCCACACCACGCTGCCCTGGTACACCGGCGGTGTCCTCCTGACGTACAACAAGGACCTGCTGGCGAAGGCCGGCGTCGACCCGGCGAAGCCGCCGACGAGCATCTTCGGGCTCTTCGCCGACTACGAGAAGGTCGCCAAGGCCTCCGACGGCAAGTTCTTCGCGACGATGGCCAACCCGATCTGGCGCATCCCCGCGGACTTCGACCAGATGGGCATCAAGGTCCTCTCCCCCGACGGCAAGTCCGCCGTCTTCGCCGACGACCCGCGCACCACCCAGTGGGTCGCCTGGATGGCGAAGCTGTACAAGGAGGGCGCGATGCCGAAGGACTCGCTGTCCTCCAGCAACGACCCGTCCACGCTCTACAGCCAGGGCAAGGTCGCGTACGGCTCGACGAACCCGAGCTTCGTGCGGTTCGTGCAGCAGAACAGCCCGTCCGTCTACGACAAGACGGCCGTCGGGCAGCAGCCCTACGACGCGCTCGGCCGCGCCTCCGCCGGCGCCCCGCAGTACATCTCGGTCGCCGCGACCAGCAAGCACGCCCCGGTGGCTCTGTCGTTCGCGGAGTTCCTCACCGACGCCGAGAACCAGACGGCCTGGTGCAAGGACCCGAAGGTGGTGATCTTCCCGACCACCACCGAGTCACTGAACGACCCGTTCTTCCAGAACGTCACCGGCAGCGACCCGTTCTCGCAGGCCCGCAAGCTCGTCGCCGACCAGCTCAAGACGGCCGACACCAACCAGACCAACCTCTCCCCGGCCGTGCAGAACGCCATCGTGTCCCAGGTGCAGCTGGCCATGCAGGGCAAGAAGAGCGCTGCGGACGCCGTCAAGGACGCCCAGGAGAAGTCGAACGAACTGCTGAAGCAGGGCAGCTGA
- a CDS encoding carbohydrate ABC transporter permease: MTAQTMKPVSGVAESPTSSAPGPAPSRLRRLARAALPGPAPGANGAAMYRRWWLPWLWTAPAIACAVVFGVFPFLNTVLLSFTDAKPLGGASSFVGLDNYTRMLDDSDFWLATRNSILYALIVVPLMVLLPLLLAVLVEKNLPGIGFFRSAFYTPVLASSVVVGLSWQWLLADDGLVNTWLQKAHLIRSAIPFLSDSWLILLSAMGLTLWKGLGWYMVFYLAALGNVPKELHEAAAMDGAGAARRFWHITVPGVRQAMMLVGTLTGIGSLRVFTEIYMLGSSTGGPGGADRTLPFYIRDVGLDPITGNAGYGSAVSVALFALTLGLTLLAQRLTKEDEA, encoded by the coding sequence GTGACGGCACAGACCATGAAGCCGGTGTCCGGCGTGGCGGAGTCCCCGACCTCCTCCGCGCCGGGCCCGGCCCCGTCCCGTCTCCGCCGACTCGCCAGGGCCGCGCTCCCCGGCCCCGCCCCCGGCGCCAACGGAGCGGCCATGTACCGCCGTTGGTGGCTGCCGTGGCTGTGGACCGCGCCCGCGATCGCCTGCGCGGTGGTCTTCGGCGTGTTCCCGTTCCTCAACACGGTGCTGCTGTCGTTCACCGACGCCAAGCCGCTGGGCGGCGCGTCGAGCTTCGTCGGGCTCGACAACTACACGCGGATGCTGGACGACTCGGACTTCTGGCTGGCGACCCGCAACAGCATCCTGTACGCGCTGATCGTCGTACCGCTGATGGTGCTGCTGCCGCTGCTGCTCGCGGTGCTGGTGGAGAAGAACCTGCCGGGCATCGGCTTCTTCCGGTCCGCCTTCTACACCCCGGTGCTGGCCTCCAGCGTGGTCGTGGGCCTGAGCTGGCAGTGGCTGCTCGCGGACGACGGACTGGTCAACACCTGGCTCCAGAAAGCCCACTTGATCAGGTCGGCCATCCCGTTCCTGTCGGACTCGTGGCTGATCCTGCTGTCCGCGATGGGCCTGACCCTGTGGAAGGGCCTCGGCTGGTACATGGTGTTCTACCTGGCCGCCCTCGGGAACGTGCCCAAGGAACTCCACGAGGCCGCCGCCATGGACGGCGCCGGAGCTGCCCGCCGCTTCTGGCACATCACCGTGCCCGGCGTACGGCAGGCCATGATGCTCGTCGGCACCCTCACCGGCATCGGCTCGCTCCGGGTCTTCACCGAGATCTACATGCTCGGCAGCTCCACCGGCGGCCCCGGCGGCGCCGACCGCACCCTGCCGTTCTACATCCGGGACGTCGGCCTGGACCCCATCACCGGCAACGCCGGCTACGGCTCGGCCGTCAGCGTGGCCCTGTTCGCGCTGACGCTGGGGCTGACCCTGCTGGCGCAGCGCCTGACGAAGGAGGACGAGGCATGA
- a CDS encoding carbohydrate ABC transporter permease, with translation MTTTALAPKRRRLTPRWRDYGRPRELIVRYLLLLLVLGLTVGPLLWQLLASLKGTSEDVFGADATLLPHHPTLRAYRTVFDQVPVWSYIKNSLIVVALSVTSQLVFSTTAGYMLSKPGWKGRKAVWVVLVASMMFPFESIMVSLFLSIRDLGLVDSLAGVWLPGFVGAINVLLMRGAFLAVPREIEDSAMLDGANEWQRFRYLYLPSAWGAILVVVINTFISAWDDFLWPLIVLRSESNMTLTLGLSRLQSSSFGYDQRMVMAGSVISVIPVLVLFVITQRWFYKGVSAGAVKL, from the coding sequence ATGACGACGACCGCCCTCGCGCCCAAGCGCCGCCGCCTGACACCGCGTTGGCGGGACTACGGCCGCCCCCGCGAGCTGATCGTCCGTTATCTGCTGCTCCTCCTGGTGCTCGGCCTCACGGTGGGCCCGCTGCTGTGGCAGCTGCTGGCGTCCCTGAAGGGCACGAGCGAGGACGTCTTCGGCGCGGACGCCACTTTGTTGCCGCACCACCCGACCCTGCGCGCCTACCGGACGGTCTTCGACCAGGTGCCGGTGTGGTCGTACATCAAGAACAGCCTGATCGTGGTGGCCCTGTCGGTCACCAGCCAGCTGGTGTTCTCCACCACCGCCGGCTACATGCTCTCCAAGCCCGGCTGGAAGGGCCGCAAGGCGGTCTGGGTGGTCCTGGTCGCCTCGATGATGTTCCCCTTCGAGTCGATCATGGTGTCGCTGTTCCTGAGCATCCGGGACCTCGGCCTGGTCGACAGCCTGGCCGGCGTGTGGCTCCCCGGCTTCGTCGGCGCGATCAACGTCCTCCTCATGCGCGGCGCGTTCCTCGCGGTCCCGCGCGAGATCGAGGACTCGGCGATGCTGGACGGCGCGAACGAGTGGCAGCGCTTCCGGTACCTGTACCTGCCGTCGGCGTGGGGCGCGATCCTGGTCGTCGTCATCAACACCTTCATCAGCGCCTGGGACGACTTCCTGTGGCCGCTGATCGTGCTGCGCTCCGAGAGCAACATGACGCTGACGCTGGGACTTTCCCGTCTCCAGAGCTCGTCGTTCGGCTACGACCAGCGGATGGTGATGGCCGGTTCGGTGATCTCGGTGATCCCGGTGCTGGTGCTGTTCGTGATCACCCAGCGGTGGTTCTACAAGGGCGTCTCGGCGGGGGCCGTGAAGCTGTGA